Proteins encoded together in one Anopheles darlingi chromosome 3, idAnoDarlMG_H_01, whole genome shotgun sequence window:
- the LOC125954682 gene encoding 2-oxoglutarate dehydrogenase complex component E1 isoform X1, whose product MHRARTALHLVNPMGQQNFGSFLLKKPASKLTTELVAASSVKLYNSTAAEPFLNGSSSNYIDDMYNAWLRDPASVHASWDAYFRNNSYSAPPSLAPVPKNHVPAAQYLGGSSLPAVAGAGAAIGGRIDDKLIDDHLAVQAIIRSYQIRGHNVARLDPLGINSADLDDKTPPELLYSSYRFVPQRILECVNEENRQLLMAMKEADMERVFKLPSTTFIGGKEKFLPLREILGRLEKAYCNKIGVEFMFINSLEQCNWIRERFETPNIMNYSNEEKRLILARLTRATGFEAFLAKKFSSEKRFGLEGCEIMIPAMKEVIDVSTRLGVESIIMGMPHRGRLNVLANVCRKPLHQIFTQFAGLEAADDGSGDVKYHLGTYIERLNRVTNKNIRLAVVANPSHLEAVDPVVQGKTRAEQFYRGDGEGKKVMSILLHGDAAFCGQGVVFETMHLSDLPDYTTHGTVHIVVNNQIGFTTDPRHSRSSPYCTDVARVVNAPIFHVNGDDPEAVMHVCKVAAEWRATFHKDVIIDIVSYRRNGHNEIDEPMFTQPLMYKKIRGTKPALDIYANQLIGEGVVTAEEVKSVKDKYEKICEEAFEQAKTETHIKYKDWIDSPWSGFFEGKDPLKVAPTGVIEETLVHIGNRFSSPPPNAAEFVIHKGLLRVLAARKEMLENKTIDWALAEAMAFGSLLKEGIHVRLSGQDVERGTFSHRHHVLHHQTVDKATYRPLCHLYPDQAPYTVCNSSLSEFGVLGFELGYSMTNPNALVCWEAQFGDFNNTAQCIIDQFVSSGQAKWVRQSGLVMLLPHGMEGMGPEHSSARVERFLQMCSDDPDYFPPESDEFAIRQLHDINWIVANCSTPGNYFHLLRRQIALPFRKPLIVLTPKSLLRHPECRSNFSEMTDGTEFQRLIPDALTAENPNAVKRVIFCTGRVYYDLLKARRDRQLDSSIAISRIEQISPFPYDLVKAECAKYPNAELVWAQEEHKNQGCWTYVQPRFDTAINSTRDFSVQEERLVQQKTGQGFNIPQGTFNSPTSGSAASKGRKVRVSSRPLSYVGRPCGASTATGSKAQHVKELKNLLDDAMAL is encoded by the exons ATGCATCGCGCAAGGACGGCTCTTCACCTGGTGAACCCGATGGGTCAGCAGAACTTTGGTTCCTTCCTGTTGAAGAAACCGGCCTCCAAG TTGACTACGGAGCTGGTTGCGGCCTCATCGGTGAAACTGTACAACTCGACCGCTGCCGAACCATTTCTGAATGGTTCCTCATCAAATTACATCGATGATATGTATAACGCTTGGCTTCGGGACCCTGCGTCGGTGCATGCG TCCTGGGATGCATACTTCCGGAATAATTCCTACTCCGCCCCACCAAGCTTGGCTCCGGTGCCGAAGAATCATGTCCCCGCTGCACAGTACCTGGGTGGTAGTTCGCTGCCTGCCGTGGCCGGCGCTGGCGCCGCCATCGGTGGTCGCATCGATGATAAGCTCATCGATGACCATCTTGCCGTGCAGGCAATCATTCGCAGCTATCAG ATTAGAGGGCACAATGTAGCCCGCCTTGACCCGCTCGGCATCAATAGTGCAGACCTGGACGATAAGACTCCACCGGAGTTGCTGTACTCGTCCTACCGTTTCG TACCTCAACGGATTTTGGAGTGTGTTAACGAAGAAAACCGTCAATTGCTGATGGCAATGA AGGAGGCTGATATGGAGCGTGTGTTTAAGCTACCGAGCACGACATTCATCGGAGGTAAGGAGAAGTTCTTGCCACTGCGGGAAATTCTCGGTCGCCTGGAGAAGGCGTACTGCAACAAGATCGGTGTCGAGTTCATGTTCATCAACTCGCTGGAGCAGTGCAACTGGATTCGCGAGCGATTCGAGACGCCCAACATCATGAACTATTCGAACGAAGAGAAGCGTCTGATTCTGGCGCGTTTGACCCGTGCTACCGGCTTCGAGGCGTTCTTGGCCAAGAAGTTCTCATCGGAGAAGCGATTCGGTCTGGAGGGCTGTGAAATCATGATTCCGGCCATGAAAGAAGTGATTGACGTTTCGACCCGGCTCGGTGTGGAGTCAATCATCATGGGCATGCCTCATCGTGGCCGCCTGAACGTGCTAGCCAACGTATGCCGCAAACCGCTGCATCAAATCTTCACCCAGTTCGCTGGACTAGAAGCGGCCGATGAT GGCTCCGGTGATGTGAAGTATCATTTGGGTACGTACATTGAGCGATTGAACCGTGTGACGAACAAGAACATTCGCCTGGCCGTCGTCGCCAACCCGTCCCATCTGGAGGCGGTCGATCCGGTTGTGCAGGGCAAAACTCGTGCCGAGCAGTTCTACCGGGGAGATGGTGAGGGCAAGAAGGTTATGTCGATCCTGCTGCACGGTGATGCCGCCTTCTGCGGGCAGGGTGTGGTGTTCGAGACGATGCATCTGTCCGATCTGCCCGACTACACGACACACGGTACGGTGCATATTGTGGTGAACAATCAGATCGGTTTTACGACCGATCCGCGTCATTCGCGCTCATCGCCCTACTGTACGGACGTGGCGCGTGTCGTGAACGCCCCGATCTTCCACGTAAACGGTGACGATCCGGAGGCGGTGATGCACGTGTGCAAGGTTGCGGCCGAATGGCGTGCCACGTTCCACAAGGACGTTATCATCGACATTGTTAGCTACCGTCGCAACGGCCACAACGAGATCGACGAGCCGATGTTCACGCAACCGTTGATGTACAAAAAGATCCGCGGTACCAAGCCGGCACTCGATATCTATGCTAACCAGCTGATCGGCGAGGGTGTCGTGACGGCTGAGGAGGTCAAGAGCGTCAAGGATAAGTACGAGAAGATCTGCGAGGAAGCGTTCGAACaagcgaaaacggaaacgcaCATCAAGTACAAGGACTGGATTGATTCACCGTGGTCTGGCTTCTTCGAGGGCAAGGATCCCCTGAAGGTCGCCCCGACCGGTGTGATCGAGGAGACGCTGGTGCACATTGGCAATCGCTTctcgtcgccaccaccgaacgcagCCGAATTCGTCATCCACAAGGGTTTGCTGCGTGTGCTTGCTGCTCGTAAGGAGATGCTGGAGAACAAGACGATCGATTGGGCGTTGGCGGAGGCCATGGCTTTCGGTTCGTTGCTGAAGGAAGGTATTCACGTGCGTCTCTCGGGTCAGGATGTGGAGCGTGGCACGTTCTCGCATCGTCATCACGTGCTGCACCATCAGACGGTCGATAAGGCGACCTACCGGCCACTGTGCCATTTGTACCCTGATCAGGCTCCGTACACCGTGTGTAATAGTTCGCTGTCGGAGTTTGGTGTGCTTGGCTTTGAGCTCGGTTACTCGATGACCAACCCGAATGCGCTCGTCTGCTGGGAGGCCCAGTTCGGCGATTTCAACAACACCGCCCAGTGCATTATCGATCAGTTTGTGTCCTCTGGTCAGGCTAAGTGGGTGCGTCAGAGCGgtctggtgatgctgttgccccACGGTATGGAGGGTATGGGCCCCGAACATTCGTCGGCTCGTGTTGAGCGGTTCCTGCAGATGTGCTCGGATGATCCCGATTACTTCCCGCCCGAATCGGACGAGTTCGCTATCCGTCAGCTGCACGATATCAACTGGATTGTGGCCAACTGCTCGACCCCGGGCAACTATTTCCACCTGTTGCGTCGGCAGATTGCGCTACCATTCCGCAAGCCACTGATCGTGCTGACGCCAAAGTCGCTGCTGCGTCACCCGGAGTGTCGTAGCAACTTTAGCGAGATGACCGATGGAACCGAATTCCAGCG ATTGATCCCAGACGCATTGACTGCTGAGAACCCGAACGCGGTTAAGCGAGTCATTTTCTGTACAGGCCGTGTGTACTACGACCTGTTGAAGGCGCGCCGTGATCGACAGCTCGATAGCAGCATCGCTATTAGCCGTATCGAACAG ATCTCACCCTTCCCGTATGATCTGGTGAAGGCCGAGTGCGCTAAGTACCCGAATGCTGAGTTGGTGTGGGCCCAGGAAGAACACAAGAACCAAGGTTGCTGGACGTACGTGCAGCCCCGCTTTGACACGGCGATCAACTCGACACGCGACTTCAG CGTGCAAGAAGAAAGGCTTGTGCAGCAGAAAACCGGCCAAGGATTCAATATCCCGCAGGGTACCTTTAACTCTCCGACGAGCGGTTCCGCTGCCAGCAAGGGTCGCAAAGTGCGAGTCTCATCGCGACCACTTAG CTACGTTGGACGTCCGTGCGGTGCATCGACCGCTACCGGCTCAAAGGCCCAACACGTGAAGGAATTGAAGAACCTGCTGGACGACGCGATGGCCTTGTAA